A section of the Bacillus spongiae genome encodes:
- a CDS encoding FAD-dependent oxidoreductase, giving the protein MKRYIVIGAGILGASTAYHLAKAGAEVTIIDREDKGQATDAAAGIVCPWISQRRNKRWYNLVKHGAKFYPQLIEELKKEGEEETGYQQVGAISIHTDEERLEKMMARTLKRKEDAPEMGDIRRLSKEETKEMFPPLSDEYAAVFISGAARVDGRALKQSLLRAAQKKGAVLINKDAQLLFEQTNVIGVQVENENIMADSVIVTAGAWAKQLLKPHNLTFQVAAQKAQIIHLEIPETDTSEWPVVMPPTNQYLLAFDKGRVVIGATHEDNKGFDQRVTAGGVHEVLHKALLVAPELTDSTIVETRVGFRPHTPDFLPVFGEVPGRKGLLVGNGLGASGLTAGPFLGAELAKLATGEKTTLRPEDYSVEDSIS; this is encoded by the coding sequence ATGAAGAGATATATTGTTATAGGTGCAGGGATTCTTGGGGCCTCAACGGCATACCATCTCGCGAAGGCTGGTGCCGAAGTGACCATTATTGATCGTGAAGATAAAGGTCAGGCAACAGATGCTGCTGCTGGTATTGTTTGTCCATGGATTTCACAACGAAGAAACAAGCGTTGGTACAACCTTGTAAAGCATGGAGCTAAATTTTATCCGCAGCTAATAGAAGAATTAAAGAAAGAGGGCGAAGAGGAAACGGGTTATCAACAAGTCGGTGCCATTAGTATCCATACAGATGAAGAAAGATTAGAAAAAATGATGGCGCGTACCCTTAAACGAAAGGAAGACGCACCTGAAATGGGGGACATTCGACGGTTATCGAAAGAGGAAACGAAGGAAATGTTTCCACCTTTGTCAGATGAATACGCAGCTGTGTTCATTAGCGGTGCCGCTCGAGTTGATGGTCGTGCTTTAAAACAATCTCTACTCCGTGCGGCACAAAAGAAAGGAGCCGTACTGATTAACAAGGATGCTCAGCTTCTTTTTGAACAAACTAACGTTATTGGCGTGCAGGTAGAAAATGAGAATATAATGGCAGATTCCGTTATCGTTACAGCAGGAGCATGGGCAAAACAATTGCTGAAGCCCCATAACCTTACCTTCCAAGTAGCTGCACAAAAAGCACAAATTATCCATTTAGAAATACCAGAGACAGATACAAGTGAGTGGCCTGTTGTTATGCCACCTACTAATCAGTATTTATTAGCTTTTGATAAGGGTAGGGTGGTCATTGGTGCTACTCATGAAGACAATAAAGGATTTGATCAACGAGTAACAGCAGGCGGAGTACATGAGGTCCTACATAAAGCGCTGTTAGTCGCACCTGAACTAACGGACAGTACGATTGTTGAAACAAGAGTAGGTTTTCGACCACATACACCTGATTTCTTACCTGTTTTCGGTGAAGTGCCAGGAAGAAAAGGTTTGTTAGTTGGCAATGGTCTTGGTGCGTCAGGATTAACGGCAGGTCCCTTTTTAGGAGCAGAGTTAGCGAAATTAGCGACGGGCGAAAAAACAACATTACGACCTGAGGATTATTCTGTTGAAGATTCTATATCATGA
- a CDS encoding alpha/beta hydrolase, with the protein MKNYVIKLENMNVHISEWGSETKPVIFCLHGLGSSSLSFIEIAEQLKSEYRVIAIDGPGHGKTTPFPDAAAYEMPNIITWLNEVIKAIGIDQFYFLSHSWGSFVALFYVTKYRETVKDMILIDGGYQTKRLWAGTMEEEMLEYKKDFDECVFDSWEEFIDAEKPVTSRWSHYLKMAVKNLGVEENGKIRWHASGETAANIIRAMHLDETEDIYAKLPKNILLLRATLPITKEELRRKTSETFRNRAGGNVQQVQDATHMLHWDHPAVVVDAIKSRWPKLDN; encoded by the coding sequence ATGAAAAACTATGTTATTAAGCTAGAAAACATGAATGTTCATATTTCGGAATGGGGGAGTGAGACGAAACCCGTTATCTTTTGTTTACACGGATTAGGTAGCTCAAGTCTTAGTTTTATAGAAATAGCGGAACAGTTAAAATCAGAGTATAGGGTGATTGCCATTGATGGTCCCGGACATGGGAAAACGACGCCATTTCCAGATGCAGCAGCATACGAGATGCCAAATATCATCACTTGGCTCAACGAAGTCATCAAAGCAATCGGAATTGACCAATTTTATTTTTTATCTCACTCTTGGGGGAGCTTCGTCGCCCTATTTTATGTTACGAAATACCGAGAAACAGTCAAAGATATGATTTTAATTGATGGTGGATATCAAACGAAACGTTTATGGGCAGGAACGATGGAGGAAGAAATGCTAGAATACAAGAAGGATTTTGATGAATGTGTTTTTGATAGTTGGGAAGAGTTCATCGACGCCGAAAAACCCGTAACGTCAAGATGGTCTCATTATTTAAAAATGGCAGTGAAAAATCTTGGTGTTGAGGAAAATGGGAAAATACGATGGCATGCAAGTGGAGAAACGGCTGCCAATATTATAAGAGCCATGCATCTTGATGAAACAGAAGATATATATGCCAAATTACCAAAGAACATTTTATTACTAAGAGCGACTTTGCCAATTACAAAAGAAGAGCTTCGGAGGAAAACGAGCGAAACATTCAGAAATAGAGCAGGTGGAAACGTTCAACAAGTCCAAGATGCGACTCACATGCTACATTGGGACCATCCAGCAGTAGTAGTAGATGCCATAAAAAGCCGATGGCCTAAATTGGATAATTAA
- a CDS encoding SDR family oxidoreductase, with protein MKRVLVAGATGFLGRYIVKALKNNGYSVTVIVRNENKLKRQGKFLEPAIEEDVDHVINAEITNPSTLEGVCEGIDFVFSSVGITRQKDGLAFNDVDYQGNLNLLKEAEKSKVKKFMYIHVFQGDQLEGPMTEAKERFAKALINSELDYVIIRPTGYFSDMTEFLHLVKKGRIYLIGDGTKKLNPIHGEDLAKYCTASFEQYSNKVLDIGGPEVFSHQDIAKMAFNVVGKKEKITYLPTILFQPILSVYKLINKQQYGIFRFFYQGMTNDMVAPKYGSLTLKDYYVHYINKELE; from the coding sequence GTGAAAAGAGTATTAGTTGCTGGGGCAACAGGTTTTTTAGGGCGTTATATAGTAAAAGCTTTAAAGAATAATGGGTACTCTGTAACTGTCATTGTTAGAAATGAAAACAAACTGAAACGACAAGGTAAATTTTTGGAACCTGCAATTGAAGAAGATGTCGATCATGTCATTAACGCTGAAATTACGAATCCAAGTACACTTGAAGGAGTTTGTGAAGGAATAGATTTTGTATTTTCTTCTGTTGGTATAACAAGACAAAAGGATGGATTAGCCTTTAATGATGTTGACTATCAGGGCAATTTGAATTTATTGAAAGAAGCTGAAAAAAGCAAAGTAAAAAAATTCATGTACATTCATGTTTTTCAAGGTGACCAATTAGAAGGGCCGATGACTGAGGCAAAAGAAAGATTTGCAAAAGCACTAATCAACTCTGAATTGGACTATGTAATTATTAGACCAACAGGCTATTTTTCTGATATGACTGAATTTCTACATTTAGTTAAAAAAGGTCGAATTTATTTGATAGGTGATGGGACAAAAAAGTTGAATCCTATTCATGGGGAAGACTTAGCAAAATATTGTACGGCATCTTTTGAGCAATATTCCAACAAAGTATTAGATATTGGAGGCCCTGAAGTATTTTCTCACCAAGATATTGCCAAAATGGCTTTTAACGTCGTAGGGAAAAAAGAAAAGATAACTTACCTTCCAACAATACTCTTTCAACCAATTTTATCAGTTTATAAATTGATAAATAAGCAACAATACGGTATATTTCGCTTTTTCTATCAAGGCATGACAAATGATATGGTCGCTCCAAAATATGGTTCATTGACGTTGAAAGATTATTATGTTCATTATATAAATAAAGAGCTAGAGTGA
- a CDS encoding DUF6881 domain-containing protein has protein sequence MQFLKIEWIHDITDEPYIIFAELDDVGYENRKIEIYKNGRVGYATQSSEFGGSTLSEYSYPAFEEIASNSEFIPVEISKEEFEGIWNENVEV, from the coding sequence ATGCAGTTTTTAAAAATAGAATGGATACATGATATTACTGACGAACCGTATATTATTTTTGCCGAGCTTGATGATGTAGGGTATGAAAACAGAAAAATAGAGATATACAAAAATGGCAGGGTTGGTTATGCAACACAATCCAGCGAATTCGGAGGCTCGACTTTGTCAGAGTATTCTTATCCAGCATTTGAGGAGATTGCATCAAACTCGGAGTTTATTCCAGTGGAGATAAGTAAAGAGGAATTTGAAGGTATTTGGAATGAAAATGTAGAAGTGTAG
- a CDS encoding SMI1/KNR4 family protein — MDYGVLKQRIETIVKRINEIGGKITDLVIEKPATLQQIEECERLLGLSLPKSFKKVLLEFSSGFNFCWFFPENYKLQEEFSGIFSGKLHCGLGLIKQVDDEKNSWVDKVFLNPNDEYDKVWHNKLAFYEVGNGDYIAFDLVENDNDASVMYLSHDDGEGHGYKLGENFVDFLEKWSRIGFVGGEDWQWLPFTLNQTSGLLPESNSANHFRELLQVEI, encoded by the coding sequence TTGGATTATGGTGTACTGAAACAGAGAATTGAAACTATAGTAAAGAGAATAAATGAAATAGGTGGAAAAATTACGGATTTAGTAATAGAAAAACCGGCCACACTGCAACAAATAGAGGAATGTGAACGACTATTAGGTTTGTCTTTGCCAAAGAGTTTTAAAAAAGTTCTTCTAGAATTTTCTTCAGGCTTCAATTTCTGTTGGTTTTTTCCAGAAAATTATAAATTGCAAGAGGAATTTAGTGGAATATTTAGTGGAAAACTTCACTGTGGTTTGGGTTTAATTAAACAAGTTGATGACGAAAAAAACAGCTGGGTAGACAAGGTTTTTTTAAATCCAAATGATGAATATGATAAGGTATGGCATAACAAACTAGCTTTTTATGAAGTCGGTAATGGAGACTATATTGCTTTTGATTTAGTTGAAAACGATAATGATGCTTCAGTTATGTATTTAAGCCATGATGACGGAGAAGGACATGGGTATAAATTAGGAGAGAATTTTGTTGATTTTTTAGAAAAATGGTCAAGGATTGGTTTTGTAGGTGGGGAAGATTGGCAATGGTTACCTTTCACTTTAAATCAAACAAGTGGTCTTTTACCAGAAAGTAATTCCGCTAATCATTTTAGAGAATTACTACAAGTTGAAATTTAA
- a CDS encoding DUF1349 domain-containing protein — protein sequence MGKNVIINEYFESGRLSDYLVWFCEPKEWFIDKHSSQLVVKTDENTDFWKKTHYGFEIDNGHFLYTETSKNFRITTKVKTRPKSKYDQAGLMLRFSEDIWIKTSLEYIPNGLSKLGAVVTNHGYSDWSTQSVNYNFEYLYFRISRIGQNAYVDFSFDGGEWHQIRIAHLDIPEHSSVKMGLYACSPQGKHQEVRFDFIKVEELSHDPQEAYL from the coding sequence TTGGGAAAGAATGTAATTATTAATGAATATTTTGAAAGTGGCAGACTAAGTGATTATTTAGTATGGTTTTGCGAACCAAAAGAATGGTTTATAGACAAACATTCATCTCAACTTGTGGTAAAAACGGATGAGAATACCGATTTTTGGAAGAAAACACATTATGGCTTTGAAATAGATAATGGACATTTTCTTTATACAGAAACGAGTAAAAATTTTAGAATAACAACAAAAGTAAAGACACGACCAAAATCAAAGTATGACCAAGCAGGATTAATGTTGAGGTTCTCTGAAGATATATGGATAAAGACATCATTGGAATATATACCTAACGGATTAAGTAAATTGGGGGCAGTCGTCACAAATCATGGCTATTCTGATTGGTCAACACAAAGTGTTAACTATAATTTTGAATATTTGTATTTCAGGATATCAAGAATTGGTCAGAATGCTTATGTCGACTTTTCATTCGACGGCGGAGAATGGCACCAAATTCGTATTGCCCACTTAGATATTCCAGAACATTCTTCGGTTAAAATGGGGTTATATGCATGTAGCCCACAAGGAAAACATCAAGAAGTGAGGTTTGACTTTATAAAAGTAGAAGAACTTTCTCATGACCCTCAAGAAGCATATTTATAA
- a CDS encoding phosphotransferase → MNSLSYHFPFKEICNQCQLGELIDAPIPISGGLLHKMYRLNTTKGQYAIKLLNPQIMQRPMARQNYLHSEQIAHFVSSHIPSLPALKLNGAFLHRMEDQFYLVFNWINGVSLKQNEIKQKHCDLMGGILADIHKTDFSTLGILHNQINNRKLIDWNGFLLKGQEKQTTWRNLLAKNMDKLYEWDAMAKKASSLLSSNMVLSHRDLDSKNVMWTGGNPVLIDWESAGYINPMQDLVETAIYWSGHEKGEIDKTRFLAFISGYKRSVDKLHADWTIVLNNGFLGKLEWLEYNLKRALWIECTDDEEQKLGTRQVTETINELQHYAKAIPQLVNWLNET, encoded by the coding sequence ATGAACAGCTTAAGTTACCACTTTCCATTTAAAGAAATATGTAATCAATGTCAACTTGGTGAGTTAATCGATGCTCCTATACCGATTTCAGGTGGACTTTTACATAAAATGTATAGATTGAACACTACAAAAGGACAATATGCCATTAAATTATTGAATCCACAAATTATGCAAAGACCAATGGCTAGGCAAAATTATCTTCATTCAGAACAAATTGCCCATTTTGTCTCAAGTCATATCCCTTCTTTACCAGCACTTAAACTGAATGGGGCTTTCCTACACAGAATGGAAGATCAGTTCTACCTTGTGTTCAATTGGATAAATGGGGTTAGTTTAAAACAGAATGAAATTAAGCAAAAGCATTGTGACCTAATGGGAGGGATTCTTGCCGATATCCATAAGACAGATTTTTCAACGCTTGGAATATTACATAACCAAATAAATAATCGAAAACTAATAGATTGGAATGGCTTTTTACTAAAAGGACAAGAAAAACAAACAACTTGGCGAAATCTACTAGCTAAAAACATGGATAAGCTATATGAATGGGATGCAATGGCCAAAAAAGCATCGAGCCTACTTTCATCAAATATGGTCCTCAGCCATCGGGATTTAGATTCAAAGAACGTAATGTGGACTGGAGGCAATCCAGTTCTCATCGATTGGGAATCAGCGGGCTATATAAATCCAATGCAAGACTTAGTAGAAACTGCGATTTACTGGTCTGGACATGAAAAAGGCGAAATTGATAAAACAAGATTTCTTGCCTTTATTAGTGGATATAAAAGGAGCGTAGATAAGCTTCATGCAGATTGGACAATTGTTTTAAACAATGGTTTTTTAGGCAAATTAGAGTGGTTAGAATATAATTTAAAACGAGCTTTATGGATTGAGTGCACAGACGATGAAGAACAGAAGCTTGGCACTCGTCAAGTGACCGAAACCATAAATGAATTACAGCATTATGCCAAAGCTATTCCTCAATTAGTAAATTGGCTGAATGAGACATAA
- a CDS encoding DUF6881 domain-containing protein, producing the protein MEFIYLEWFHNFPDEPIKIFSEIDKDRYETRKVEIFRDGTYGYAYLNIEFGKTGLGKIPFPENLDEINSDTQFKAIEITKQEFEEVWKKFVNQ; encoded by the coding sequence GTGGAATTTATTTATTTAGAATGGTTTCACAATTTTCCAGATGAACCAATTAAAATTTTTTCGGAAATCGATAAAGATAGATACGAAACTCGAAAAGTAGAGATCTTTAGAGATGGAACTTACGGGTATGCATATTTAAATATTGAATTTGGTAAAACTGGATTGGGTAAAATACCTTTCCCGGAAAACCTTGATGAAATTAATTCAGATACTCAATTTAAAGCGATCGAAATAACAAAACAAGAGTTTGAAGAAGTGTGGAAGAAATTTGTAAATCAGTAA
- a CDS encoding NAD(P)H-dependent oxidoreductase, translated as MKTLVVIAHPNIETSVVNKRWVEELKKYPEKYTIHEIYKVYPDAKIDVEKEQKLVESHGNLIFQFPIFWFNCPPLLKQWLDDVFAYGWAFGSEGDKLEGRKLALAVSAGIKNEDYSESGRYQFTLEQILVPFKTTAIYCKADYRSFFAFYGAEYEPSESEIEKSAHDYLQFLKEL; from the coding sequence ATGAAGACTCTTGTTGTCATAGCGCACCCGAATATAGAAACATCCGTTGTTAATAAAAGATGGGTTGAAGAATTAAAAAAATATCCCGAAAAGTATACGATCCATGAGATATACAAAGTTTATCCTGATGCGAAAATAGATGTAGAAAAAGAGCAAAAATTGGTTGAATCGCATGGAAATCTTATTTTTCAGTTCCCAATTTTTTGGTTTAATTGTCCACCTCTTCTTAAACAATGGTTGGACGATGTTTTTGCTTACGGATGGGCCTTTGGTTCAGAAGGAGATAAATTAGAAGGTCGTAAGCTTGCTTTGGCTGTATCTGCTGGAATAAAAAATGAAGATTACAGTGAAAGTGGAAGATATCAATTCACACTTGAACAGATTTTAGTTCCATTTAAAACAACTGCTATCTATTGCAAAGCAGATTATCGTTCATTCTTTGCGTTTTATGGAGCAGAATATGAACCATCTGAGAGTGAAATTGAGAAAAGTGCTCATGATTATCTACAATTTCTTAAGGAGCTATAA
- a CDS encoding DUF6241 domain-containing protein yields MKSKIVFASILIITATILIFVIIGIDLVNWKENEHANKQKVEQEHQLLLDETISEEEEINKEEEEKEVEEQTKNIGGELIYELDLDSSSTQEEVIEIMHNMTHQKVKAEKKWGAIPMSDNTINQVYEFISTSNFSKKDDLLRITEKWKNGDFSSIVQDHNYFWEYQGGTVGKAYGVMSSQEEATFIENNFKDE; encoded by the coding sequence TTGAAAAGCAAAATCGTATTTGCAAGTATATTAATTATTACAGCTACTATATTGATTTTTGTAATTATCGGAATCGACTTAGTTAATTGGAAAGAAAATGAACATGCAAATAAACAAAAAGTTGAACAAGAACATCAATTGCTTTTAGATGAAACTATTTCTGAAGAAGAAGAAATAAACAAAGAAGAAGAAGAAAAAGAAGTAGAAGAACAAACCAAAAATATAGGAGGAGAATTGATCTATGAATTAGATCTCGACTCCAGTTCAACACAAGAAGAAGTGATAGAAATAATGCACAATATGACTCATCAAAAAGTGAAAGCTGAAAAAAAATGGGGAGCCATTCCTATGTCCGATAATACGATTAACCAAGTTTATGAGTTTATTTCAACGAGTAATTTTAGTAAAAAAGATGATTTGCTAAGGATTACTGAAAAGTGGAAAAATGGTGATTTTTCTTCTATCGTACAAGACCATAATTATTTCTGGGAATACCAAGGTGGAACTGTTGGCAAAGCGTATGGGGTAATGAGCTCACAAGAAGAAGCTACGTTTATTGAAAATAATTTTAAAGATGAATAA
- a CDS encoding SMI1/KNR4 family protein, protein MRIQELVQELKSLPNCIVHPPGGTPKLEEIHVLPNDITEFYNICGGIDLFITSEYSISISSPNKFELANPIIIGERGEYDISCEWYIIGSDKNNDYITVDLNSERFGRCYDSFWDRHGVVGDCSIIATSFTQLLELLLKNRGQNFYWLEKNFTSLGDAYDDLY, encoded by the coding sequence ATGAGGATACAAGAATTGGTTCAGGAATTAAAAAGTCTCCCCAATTGTATTGTACATCCACCAGGTGGTACACCTAAATTAGAAGAGATTCATGTATTACCAAACGATATTACGGAGTTCTACAACATTTGTGGTGGAATAGATTTATTTATTACTAGTGAATACAGTATTTCTATTTCTTCACCCAATAAGTTTGAATTGGCAAATCCTATTATTATAGGAGAAAGAGGAGAATATGATATATCCTGTGAATGGTACATAATTGGTTCGGATAAAAATAACGATTATATTACTGTTGATCTTAATTCAGAACGCTTTGGAAGATGTTACGATAGCTTTTGGGATAGACATGGTGTAGTTGGAGATTGCTCTATCATTGCAACTTCTTTTACCCAATTATTAGAATTACTTTTAAAGAACCGAGGTCAAAATTTCTATTGGCTTGAGAAGAATTTTACAAGTTTAGGCGATGCGTATGATGATCTATATTAA
- a CDS encoding NUDIX hydrolase encodes MATTYVNWGKAKVKLTWIPDKKIPPRELITSVHGFCFKDDKLLLVNLNHRGWDFPGGHIEEEETPEECLKREVYEEGYVTGSCSLLGHIIVDHNENPEWNENSPYPKVGYQVFYRMNIDQFHHFKAINESAERVLINPSEVTKTYHDWNELYQEILDYALRQK; translated from the coding sequence ATGGCTACAACATATGTGAACTGGGGAAAAGCAAAAGTGAAGTTGACTTGGATACCTGATAAAAAAATCCCACCAAGAGAATTAATAACAAGTGTTCACGGATTTTGTTTTAAGGATGATAAGCTATTATTGGTGAATTTAAATCATCGAGGATGGGATTTTCCTGGGGGTCATATTGAAGAAGAGGAGACTCCCGAAGAATGTTTAAAACGTGAAGTATATGAAGAAGGATATGTTACAGGCAGCTGCTCTCTTTTAGGTCATATTATCGTTGACCATAATGAAAATCCAGAATGGAATGAAAATAGCCCGTATCCAAAAGTAGGCTATCAAGTTTTTTATCGTATGAACATTGACCAATTTCATCACTTTAAAGCTATAAATGAGTCAGCTGAAAGAGTTCTTATCAATCCAAGTGAGGTAACGAAAACTTATCATGATTGGAACGAATTATACCAAGAGATACTTGATTATGCTTTAAGGCAAAAATAA
- a CDS encoding HYD1 signature containing ADP-ribosyltransferase family protein, producing the protein MLVKENNGISKLYHYTNEKGLNGILESGKLNPSTKTLNPKDVRYTNGQYLTDVVPGEKTLGQLSYTFLRTPWGGKRFTNYLEIDVSGLNIIKGRDGVYAIPNEGALDISNRIINYGKSTK; encoded by the coding sequence ATGTTGGTGAAAGAAAACAATGGTATTAGTAAGCTATATCATTATACAAATGAAAAAGGGCTTAATGGGATACTAGAATCAGGAAAATTGAACCCATCGACAAAAACATTAAATCCTAAAGATGTAAGATATACTAACGGTCAGTATTTAACGGATGTCGTTCCAGGAGAAAAAACGCTTGGACAACTCTCATACACATTTTTAAGAACACCATGGGGCGGTAAAAGGTTTACTAATTACTTAGAGATTGACGTTAGTGGATTAAATATCATAAAAGGGAGAGATGGAGTATACGCAATTCCTAACGAAGGTGCTTTAGATATATCTAATAGGATAATTAATTACGGGAAATCTACAAAATAA